A single genomic interval of Streptomyces showdoensis harbors:
- a CDS encoding ABC transporter ATP-binding protein — MATTTTLAKAEDRVGAVGHAARIEHVSKSFGGPAGGQLVLDDISLDVAPGEFVTLLGASGCGKSTLLNLVAGLDRPSAGSIETPGGRPALMFQEHALFPWLTAGKNIELALKLRGLPKAERRPEAERLLELVRLGGSYGKRVHELSGGMRQRVALARALAQDSDLLLMDEPFAALDAITRDVLHDELTRIWRETRLSVLFVTHNVREAVRLAERVVLLSSRPGRIAREWTIDIPQPRRIEDAAVAELSVEITEELRGEIRRHGQH; from the coding sequence ATGGCCACGACCACGACGCTCGCCAAGGCCGAGGACCGCGTCGGCGCGGTCGGTCACGCCGCGCGCATCGAGCACGTCTCGAAGTCCTTCGGCGGTCCCGCCGGCGGGCAGCTCGTCCTCGACGACATCTCGCTGGATGTCGCGCCGGGCGAGTTCGTCACCCTCCTGGGGGCCTCGGGCTGCGGCAAGTCCACCCTGCTCAACCTGGTCGCCGGGCTCGACCGGCCGTCCGCGGGGTCCATCGAGACCCCCGGCGGCCGGCCGGCCCTGATGTTCCAGGAGCACGCCCTCTTCCCGTGGCTCACCGCGGGCAAGAACATCGAGCTCGCGCTGAAGCTGCGCGGGCTGCCGAAGGCCGAGCGCCGCCCGGAGGCCGAGCGGCTGCTCGAACTGGTGCGGCTGGGCGGCTCGTACGGCAAGCGCGTCCACGAGCTGTCCGGCGGCATGCGGCAGCGCGTCGCGCTGGCCCGGGCGCTCGCCCAGGACAGCGACCTGCTGCTGATGGACGAGCCGTTCGCCGCGCTCGACGCGATCACCCGGGACGTGCTGCACGACGAGCTCACCCGGATCTGGCGGGAGACCCGGCTCTCCGTCCTCTTCGTCACCCACAACGTGCGCGAGGCCGTGCGGCTGGCCGAGCGCGTCGTCCTGCTGTCCTCCCGGCCGGGCCGGATCGCCCGCGAGTGGACCATCGACATTCCGCAGCCGCGCCGCATCGAGGACGCCGCCGTGGCGGAGCTGTCCGTCGAGATCACCGAAGAACTGCGTGGGGAGATCCGCCGCCATGGCCAGCACTGA
- a CDS encoding aliphatic sulfonate ABC transporter substrate-binding protein yields the protein MPATTRTTLRRGLAAAAALPLLIGALASCGYGSDAKKNDEKKVAAEGAKLSADTVRLGYFPNLTHATALVGDQEGIFQKELGGTQLKVSTFNAGPSEIEALNADSIDIGFIGPSPSINGYTKSKGTNLRIVGGSASGGVKLVVNPAKIKSLDELKGKKIATPQLGNTQDVAFLNWISEKGWKVDAQSGKGDVSVVRTDNKITPDAYKSGSIDGAWVPEPTASKLVSEGGKVLLDESDLWPDKKFVITNIIVSQKFLKAHPDVVEAVLRGSVKTNEWINANQDKAKASANAKLKELSGKPLGAKVIDSAWPSIQFIDDPLAATLQAQADHAVKAGLLKQPDLNGIYDLKPLNKVLKAAGKPEVSDAGLGAK from the coding sequence GTGCCTGCCACCACCCGTACCACCCTGCGCCGCGGCCTGGCCGCCGCTGCCGCCCTGCCCCTGCTCATCGGGGCCCTCGCGTCCTGCGGCTACGGCTCCGACGCCAAGAAGAACGACGAGAAGAAGGTGGCCGCCGAGGGCGCGAAGCTCTCCGCCGACACCGTACGGCTCGGGTACTTCCCCAACCTGACGCACGCCACCGCCCTGGTCGGCGACCAGGAGGGCATCTTCCAGAAGGAGCTGGGCGGCACCCAGCTGAAGGTCTCGACCTTCAACGCCGGCCCCTCCGAGATCGAGGCGCTCAACGCCGACTCGATCGACATCGGCTTCATCGGCCCCTCGCCGTCCATCAACGGCTACACGAAGTCCAAGGGCACCAACCTGCGCATCGTGGGCGGTTCGGCCTCCGGTGGCGTGAAGCTGGTCGTCAACCCGGCGAAGATCAAGTCCCTGGACGAGCTCAAGGGCAAGAAGATCGCCACCCCGCAGCTGGGCAACACGCAGGACGTGGCCTTCCTCAACTGGATCTCCGAGAAGGGCTGGAAGGTCGACGCCCAGAGCGGCAAGGGCGACGTCTCCGTGGTCCGCACGGACAACAAGATCACCCCGGACGCCTACAAGTCCGGCTCCATCGACGGCGCCTGGGTGCCGGAGCCGACCGCGTCCAAGCTGGTCAGCGAGGGCGGCAAGGTGCTGCTCGACGAGTCCGACCTGTGGCCGGACAAGAAGTTCGTCATCACCAACATCATCGTGTCGCAGAAGTTCCTGAAGGCGCACCCCGACGTGGTGGAGGCGGTGCTGCGCGGTTCGGTGAAGACCAATGAGTGGATCAACGCCAACCAGGACAAGGCGAAGGCCTCGGCCAACGCCAAGCTGAAGGAGCTGTCGGGCAAGCCGCTCGGCGCCAAGGTGATCGACAGCGCCTGGCCGTCGATCCAGTTCATCGACGACCCGCTGGCGGCCACCCTGCAGGCACAGGCCGACCACGCGGTCAAGGCCGGTCTCCTCAAGCAGCCCGACCTGAACGGCATCTACGACCTGAAGCCGCTCAACAAGGTCCTGAAGGCCGCGGGCAAGCCCGAGGTCTCCGACGCCGGTCTCGGCGCGAAGTAA
- a CDS encoding TIGR03086 family metal-binding protein — MNEIHAHLTVCAAEAARVTRGVTPGQLTEPSVCADWTVRELANHLVLYSAHGLEHRALRTPLPEETVQRDFTAEADWPERYAAQLDRALAAWAKPEAWEGEVDLGGTLIAAPEIASLLVKELALHGWDLAESTGGRFAVPEDTAAFLLDVVERYAEVFRQYEGFAAPVAVPDGADAFTRALALSGRTPA; from the coding sequence ATGAACGAGATCCACGCACACCTCACCGTCTGCGCCGCCGAAGCCGCCCGCGTCACCCGCGGGGTCACCCCGGGGCAGCTCACCGAGCCGTCGGTCTGCGCCGACTGGACGGTCCGCGAACTCGCCAACCACCTCGTCCTCTACAGCGCGCACGGCCTCGAACACCGCGCCCTGCGCACCCCGCTGCCCGAGGAGACCGTCCAGCGCGACTTCACCGCCGAGGCCGACTGGCCCGAGCGGTACGCCGCCCAGCTCGACCGGGCGCTCGCCGCCTGGGCGAAGCCCGAGGCGTGGGAGGGCGAGGTCGACCTCGGCGGCACCCTCATCGCGGCCCCCGAGATCGCCTCGCTCCTCGTCAAGGAACTCGCCCTGCACGGCTGGGACCTGGCCGAGTCCACCGGCGGGCGGTTCGCGGTCCCCGAGGACACCGCGGCCTTCCTGCTCGACGTCGTCGAGCGGTACGCGGAGGTCTTCCGGCAGTACGAGGGCTTCGCCGCACCGGTCGCCGTCCCCGACGGCGCCGACGCCTTCACCCGCGCCCTGGCCCTCAGCGGCCGGACGCCGGCCTGA
- a CDS encoding sirohydrochlorin chelatase, which translates to MNDPVLLVIAHGSRDPRHAATVQALVRGAGALRAGLRVETAFLDFNLPSVPGVLDRLAADGVREVVALPLLLTRAFHAKADIPAVLRQAPAGLRVRQAEVLGPSPLLIAAVERRLYEAGLTPGDKGSTGVVLASAGSTDPEAIAVIAETARELRRTGWCSVRPAFASASLPRTEEAVRALRADPGVRRVAVAPYVIAPGRLPDRIAAGAAGAEVLADVLGPSPELARLLLERYATAAADRLTAAAG; encoded by the coding sequence GTGAACGATCCCGTCCTCCTCGTCATCGCCCACGGCAGCCGCGACCCGCGGCACGCGGCGACCGTCCAGGCGCTGGTGCGCGGGGCCGGCGCGCTGCGGGCGGGGCTGCGGGTGGAGACGGCCTTCCTGGACTTCAACCTGCCCTCGGTGCCGGGGGTGCTGGACCGGCTCGCCGCCGACGGGGTGCGGGAGGTGGTGGCGCTGCCGCTGCTGCTGACCCGCGCCTTCCACGCGAAGGCCGACATCCCCGCCGTGCTGCGGCAGGCACCGGCCGGGCTGCGGGTCCGGCAGGCGGAGGTCCTCGGCCCCTCGCCGCTGCTGATCGCGGCGGTGGAACGGCGGCTGTACGAGGCCGGGCTCACGCCCGGCGACAAGGGTTCGACCGGGGTCGTCCTGGCCTCGGCGGGCTCCACAGACCCGGAGGCGATCGCAGTGATCGCAGAAACGGCGCGGGAGCTGCGGCGCACCGGTTGGTGCTCCGTGCGGCCTGCGTTCGCCTCCGCATCCCTTCCCCGGACGGAGGAGGCCGTACGGGCCCTCCGGGCCGATCCGGGCGTCCGCCGGGTGGCCGTGGCCCCGTACGTGATCGCGCCGGGCCGCCTCCCGGACCGGATCGCGGCGGGCGCGGCCGGTGCCGAGGTCCTCGCGGACGTCCTCGGCCCCTCCCCCGAGCTGGCCCGGCTGCTCCTGGAGCGGTACGCGACCGCCGCGGCCGACCGGCTCACGGCCGCCGCCGGCTAG
- a CDS encoding ABC transporter permease: MASTETTPPAERVKTDDLAGLEAGLDALDSVQVRRAPVREVLLKKVLPPVLAIVLVLVVWQILVSAKVADEGKLPSPGAVWDSLSTMWLEGTLLDVLWTSVSRALLGFLLALAIGTPLGLLVARVGVVRTAIGPILSGLQSLPSVAWVAPAVLWLGLNDSMMFAVILLGAVPSIANGLVAGVDQVPPLFLRAGRTLGATGLRGAWHIVMPAALPGYLAGLKQGWAFSWRSLMAAEIIASSPDLGLGLGQLLENGRNNFDMPGIFLAIFLILLVGVAIDLLVFSPVERAVLRRRGLLVKA, translated from the coding sequence ATGGCCAGCACTGAGACGACGCCGCCCGCCGAGCGGGTCAAGACCGACGACCTGGCCGGTCTGGAGGCCGGGCTCGACGCGCTCGACAGCGTCCAGGTCCGCCGGGCCCCGGTGCGCGAGGTCCTCCTGAAGAAGGTCCTGCCGCCGGTCCTCGCCATCGTGCTGGTCCTGGTGGTGTGGCAGATCCTGGTGTCCGCGAAGGTCGCCGACGAGGGCAAGCTGCCCTCGCCCGGCGCCGTGTGGGACAGCCTGTCCACGATGTGGCTGGAGGGCACCCTCCTCGACGTCCTGTGGACCAGCGTGTCCCGGGCCCTGCTGGGCTTCCTCCTCGCCCTCGCGATCGGCACCCCGCTGGGGCTGCTGGTCGCCCGGGTGGGCGTGGTGCGGACGGCGATCGGCCCGATCCTGTCCGGCCTGCAGTCGCTGCCCTCGGTCGCCTGGGTGGCCCCGGCCGTGCTGTGGCTGGGTCTCAACGACAGCATGATGTTCGCGGTGATCCTGCTCGGTGCCGTCCCGTCCATCGCCAACGGCCTGGTGGCCGGCGTGGACCAGGTGCCGCCGCTGTTCCTGCGGGCCGGGCGGACGCTCGGCGCCACCGGCCTCAGGGGCGCCTGGCACATCGTGATGCCGGCCGCGCTGCCCGGCTACCTCGCGGGCCTCAAGCAGGGCTGGGCGTTCTCGTGGCGCTCGCTCATGGCGGCGGAGATCATCGCCTCCTCCCCCGACCTGGGTCTCGGCCTGGGCCAGCTCCTGGAGAACGGGCGCAACAACTTCGACATGCCGGGGATCTTCCTGGCGATCTTCCTGATCCTGCTGGTCGGTGTCGCCATCGACCTGCTGGTCTTCAGCCCGGTGGAGCGTGCCGTCCTGCGCCGCCGCGGCCTGCTGGTGAAGGCCTGA